In Nitrospirota bacterium, the DNA window AAATCCCGCGTCAGGGTGTTGGGCCGGGCGCGAAGCCGCGGCGGGTCGTGTTTTCGGAATAGCTCCTCGGGATCACGAACTGCGGCAGATAGTCCGGCCCGCCGGCCTTGGAGCCCGCGCCGGAGAGGCGAAATCCCCCGAAGGGCTGCCTGCCCACGAGTGCGCCGGTGATGGGCCGGTTGACGTAGAGGTTGCCCACCTCGAACGTGTCTGCGGCTTTGCGAATGTTGGCGGGGCTTCGGGAGTACACGCCGCCGGTCAGGGCGTACTGGGCGTCGTTCGCGAGCGCGAGCGCGTGGTCGAAGTCCCTGGCAACGAGGATCGAGAGCACGGGACCGAAAATTTCTTCGCGGGCCAGCGGGTGGCTCGGCGGGACCGGACCGAACAATGCGGGCGCGACGTAGTACCCCGGCAAGCCTTGCGCGGTTCCGACGTACAAGGCGAGTCCATCGCCGACGCCCTGCGCGATCGTCTGCTGGATGCGGTCGCGCGCCGCGGCGTCGATGACCGGGCCGATGCGGTTGGCAGGGTCTTCCGGCGGCCCGATGGTCAGGCTTTGGATCGCGGCCTTGAGCCGTGCGGTCAGCGCGTCGGCCGCGATCGCCTCGACGATGACGCGGGAACACGCCGAGCACTTCTGGCCCTGGTACCCGAACGCAGACCCCAGGATGCCGGGGACGGCCTCATCCGGGTCCGCGGTACGGTCCACGATGATCGCGTTTTTCCCGCCCATCTCCGCGATCACGCGCTTGACGGTCCGCTGCCCGGGGTGTGGTCGTCCCGCGCGCTCGATGATGCGCAATCCCACGTCCTTCGAACCCGTAAACGTGATGAAGTCGGTTTGCGGGTGCTCCACCAGATAGTCGCCGATCTCGCTCCCGGCTCCCGGGACGAACTGCAGGGCGCCTGCGGGACAACCGGCCTTGCTGAACAGGTCGACCAAGTCTGCTCCCAGCACCGACGAGAGACCGGACGGTTTGAACACCACGGTGTTGCCGGAAACGAGCGCGGCCGCGATCATCCCGGCGGGGATGGCCAGCGGAAAATTCCAGGGGGCGATGACCACGCCCACGCCGCGCGGCGCGTACCAGTAGCGGTTGTCTTCACCCGGATGGTCGCCCATCCGCTGCACCCCGGCGAGGCGGATCATCTCGCGGCCGTAGTATTCCAGGAAATCGACCGCCTCGCACACGTCCGCGTCGGCTTCGCGCCAGCTCTTACCCACCTCGATGACTTCGAGCGCCGCCAGGTCGAACCGGTGCTCGCGCAACAGGCGCGCGGTGTCTTGCAGCAGCCGGGCGCGGTCAGCCACTGGGACCCGTCGCCATTCCGAGAAGGCGGCCGCCGCGCCGGCCACGGCTGCCTCGACCTCGTCGCAGCCGGCCTGCGCCACGCGACCCACGATTTCCGACGGCTGGGCGGGATTCAGCGAGGAGATCTGTCGGTCGGTGTGGAGTGCGCGGCCGTTGATCACCAGCGGGTGGAAGTCGCCCAGACGTTGCCGCACGCGTGCCAGCGCCTGCCGCATGGCCTCTCTGGCATCGGCGCGAGAAAAGTCGGTGGGAGGTTCGTTGGCAAAGGCTTCGGGGCCGGTGATTGTCGTCGTGCGGGCGACCGGAGCGGGAGACCCTGCCGGAGGCGCGAGCAGGACCAGGGGATCCTGGTGCTCTTGGAATCGTCGCCGCAGGAACGATTCGTTCGCGCTGTTTTCCAGCAGCCGGCGCACCAGGTACGCCATGCCGGGAATCAGGTCGCCCACCGGGGTGTAGATTCGGACCCCGTACCCCATGTCGGTCAATGCCGCGGCGATCGGGTCACCCATCCCATAAAGGAGTTGCAGCTCGTATGCGGACCTGGGAAGGCC includes these proteins:
- a CDS encoding proline dehydrogenase family protein translates to MTPPDLEPDIQRIGREILDRVGEQRASLFDTARWAGRVMEWAIHDEAFKVALFRFVDVLPTLTNAGDAAALFGEYVEGIRLPPVFEWGVKHLDSSSVAGRVAGRTLQRQVKALASLFIAADSIDHTGKALSAIWRRGQGATIALLGEASVSEPEADAYREQYGRLIAEAAETARKGPPHAGSHPLAGVPAVDVSVKASSLDSQIDPADWDGSLNRLAARLGPILTQAHAVGAHVHIDMEQYGLKDLLLALCQRLFEHGEGAHAHAGLVIQAYLRDAEPDVRSVIRWAADRRPPLTIRLVKGAYWDAELITAGQRGWPVPVLTDKAATDEQFERLVRLVFDHAPAIRPAVGSHNVRSLAAAIAYAERRGLPRSAYELQLLYGMGDPIAAALTDMGYGVRIYTPVGDLIPGMAYLVRRLLENSANESFLRRRFQEHQDPLVLLAPPAGSPAPVARTTTITGPEAFANEPPTDFSRADAREAMRQALARVRQRLGDFHPLVINGRALHTDRQISSLNPAQPSEIVGRVAQAGCDEVEAAVAGAAAAFSEWRRVPVADRARLLQDTARLLREHRFDLAALEVIEVGKSWREADADVCEAVDFLEYYGREMIRLAGVQRMGDHPGEDNRYWYAPRGVGVVIAPWNFPLAIPAGMIAAALVSGNTVVFKPSGLSSVLGADLVDLFSKAGCPAGALQFVPGAGSEIGDYLVEHPQTDFITFTGSKDVGLRIIERAGRPHPGQRTVKRVIAEMGGKNAIIVDRTADPDEAVPGILGSAFGYQGQKCSACSRVIVEAIAADALTARLKAAIQSLTIGPPEDPANRIGPVIDAAARDRIQQTIAQGVGDGLALYVGTAQGLPGYYVAPALFGPVPPSHPLAREEIFGPVLSILVARDFDHALALANDAQYALTGGVYSRSPANIRKAADTFEVGNLYVNRPITGALVGRQPFGGFRLSGAGSKAGGPDYLPQFVIPRSYSENTTRRGFAPGPTP